GGGATTCCGAAACTGGAATGCCGACGGACAGCAAACTTACCGAGTTAAATCTGGAATTATGAAAACCTTCAACTTTCAACCGTTACAGGTTTTAAGTTGAAAGTTGAAGGTTGAAAATTGGAGCGTGAGCAAATGAAGTATGTAACTGTCGAAGAAATGATCGCCATCGAAAAAGAATCGAATGCCGCCGGGCACACCTACTCCGAAATGATGGAACATGCCGGGCGCGGCCTGGCTGAAGTGGTGCATGAAGAATTTGCCGATTTCGATGAAAATACTGCCCTGGGTCTGGTTGGTTCTGGCAACAACGGCGGTGATACACTGGTGGCCTCTTGCTATTTACAAGAATGGGGTTGGCAAACTACGGCCTATATCGTGCGTCCGCGCCCGAAAGATGATCCGCTGTTGGCGCGTGCGCAAGCAGCCGGGGTCGAAATTCTGAATATCGAAACCGATGTCAAATTCAAGCAGTTGAACACGGCTCTGGAACAGCATGATGTCTTGCTTGATGGCGTACTTGGCACAGGCATAGAATTGCCTTTGCGCGGTGCAATTGCCAAAACGCTCGAATTTGTGCAAAAAGCACTCTTCGAAATGGATGTGCCCCCGCTGGTTGTAGCGGTAGATTGTCCCTCGGGTGTGGATTGCGACAGTGGCGCGGCCGCCCCGCAGTGCCTCCCTGCGGATCTGACCGTCACAATGGCAGCCGTCAAGCGCGGCCTGTTGCAATTGCCCGCTTATGATCTGGTCGGAGAACTTGTCGGGGTGGAGATTGGCCTGCCCGAAGGGTTGCCCGCGCAAGATGCTATTCGCCGCGCAGTTGTCACTGCCGAATGGGTCAGCGAGCAATTACCTGAGCGTCCCTCCGATGCGCATAAAGGCACGTTTGGTACAGCCCTGGTCGTGGCCGGTTCAATGGAATTTAGCGGCGCGTTGGCATTGGCCGGAGAAGCCGCCTATCGCAGTGGGGCTGGGTTGGTCACGCTGGGTGCGGCCGCTCCTTTACACTCGGCCCTGGC
The sequence above is a segment of the Chloroflexota bacterium genome. Coding sequences within it:
- a CDS encoding NAD(P)H-hydrate dehydratase, which produces MKYVTVEEMIAIEKESNAAGHTYSEMMEHAGRGLAEVVHEEFADFDENTALGLVGSGNNGGDTLVASCYLQEWGWQTTAYIVRPRPKDDPLLARAQAAGVEILNIETDVKFKQLNTALEQHDVLLDGVLGTGIELPLRGAIAKTLEFVQKALFEMDVPPLVVAVDCPSGVDCDSGAAAPQCLPADLTVTMAAVKRGLLQLPAYDLVGELVGVEIGLPEGLPAQDAIRRAVVTAEWVSEQLPERPSDAHKGTFGTALVVAGSMEFSGALALAGEAAYRSGAGLVTLGAAAPLHSALAGSLPEATWLLLPHEKGVIAAVAADTVRENLERVTALLLGPGFGMADTTGEFLKRLFGDTVAKKSGSLGFVKMPETESRKENHILPPLIIDADGLKLLAKLPDWAARLPKPAVLTPHPGEMSALTGLETAEIQADRLSIAERFAAEWGQVIVLKGAFTVIAAPDGRTMIIPVASSALARAGSGDVLAGLIAGLRAQGMEAFEAAAAGAWIHAQAGLLAAEMQGNTATVLAGDLLNVLPDVLEQLL